The DNA window AGGGGTATGGCTTGAATAACCCATTCTCGTATTTTAAATAGACTTAAAATAAGGAATAAACAACCAGATACGAACACAGCCCCCAATGCCGCTTGCCATGTGTATCCCATACCCATTACAACACCATAAGTAAAAAATGCATTTAGGCCCATGCCAGGTGCTAATGCTAAAGGGTAATTAGCCCAAATCCCCATAATAAAACAACCAATCGCAGCAGCCAAACACGTCGCAACAAATGCGGCACCATGATCCATGCCTGCTTCCGCTAACATTGCTGGATTAACAAAGACGATATAAACCATTGTAATAAATGTGGTTAAGCCTGCAATTACCTCGGTTTTCACGGTGGAACCTTGAGCTTTTATGGAGAACACGCGTTCGAACATCGAAATCAGCCTATAAATTAGAAACAAGTGTTTGGATTTTAACATAAATCGAATTTTAAATAGGACAAAAACAGTAAAAATCGACTAAACTATCTACAGAGTAAATGGTGAAGAATGACTATGCACAACAACCCTTTTGAAAGCAGTAATAGTGCGGACTTAGAGCAACAATTAAATAATGTCTTATCCTTTGTCGTTACAGGACAGGAATCTAGCGCCAACGATGCACAGTTTACAGAACAAACACCGTTGAATAAGGGCCTTTACTTTCTTCAACAAAAGCAATTCCCGCTGGCAGCAAAGTGGCTAAGATATGCAGCAATGTCCGGTGATAATAAAGCTCAATTTTATATGGGGCTGCTTTTCGTAAAAGGTCAGGGTGTACCGCAAAGCGTATATCACGCCGTAGCTTGGCTAAGTTTGGCAAAAAGCCAAGGTTATGATGCCGCAAAACCAATATTACAAGATCTGAAAACCTACATATCAACTCGCCGTTTCAAAGAAGCCGAATGCTATGCTGCTTCACTGTATGAACAAATCCATCAGTTACATTTTTTTGGCATACTAAAAGATAAAGAAGAAGTTTAAAATCAATAGGTTATAAACTTGCCGATATTAAATTGGTTAAATTTTGTAAAATACTACTTGCCTTAAATAACTGTATAAACTACTGTATGTAAATACTGTATAAAAACCCAGTGAGTAGAACATGCTTCAACCAATTTCAATTACACAAGTAAAAAGTTACCGTTCTGAGAACGAAAAACCTGTACAAATCATCTACACCGAAGATGAAATTTCAGCTAGTTTAGAATTGCTAAAAGTACTACACACGTGTAACCAAAAGCACGGTTGGACATTGCTCATTGCGCCAGACAACGTGCCAAATAAGATGATGCTGCAATCATGCTCTATAGATTCAAGTAAACTGCTGGTGATCAGGCAAAAGCATTTGGTAAACTTACCTTACGTTCTTAATTCAGCTCTTCATAACGGTAACTTTGCTGCGGTGATCACTTGGACTGATATCTTAAAACCGAGTGAGTTAGAAACTTTGCATATCTCCCCTAGTAATAAAACTCAGCTGTATTGCTTCTCAAGAGAGGCGCAGCAAGAAGAATTGAAACCGCTTATTATGTGTTAATATGAAATGTAACTGTTGTTCAAACAAAAACTATGACAATTGTTGTGGTCGTTTTCATCGTAAAGAAGCCACACCAGATACGCCTGAGCAATTGATGAGGTCACGTTATGCGGCTTATGCGCGTGGTTTGGCTGACTATATATTAGATACTTATGCTGCCGAAGAGCAGGAAAACCATAGTATTGAAGATATTTCTGAGTTTGCTAATAGCTGCCAGTTTGTACGATTAGAGATTATTAACAGCCTGACGAGTAACCAAGTTGAGTTTAAGGCCTATTACTTGTTCGATGGAAAATTAGGGGCGCTGCACGAACGTTCTAATTTTGTACAGGAAGGTGGTCGCTGGAAATACCGCGATGGGGAGTTATTTCCTCATACAGAGGTTAAAATTGCTCGAAATGACCCTTGCCCATGTGAAAGTGGTAAAAAGTACAAGCAATGCCATTTAAAATAGTTGCTGTATATTGGTTAGAAAGTTACTCAATTTTAGGGTAACTTGAATGCCTAATTCGCCGCTCTTCCAACATTGAATGTAGACGAACACAAAAAACGTCTACCCCACTAACCAGTTCGTTAGTCCCTAAACAAAGCCCTCCATACAGCCTATTAAAGCTATACTATCACCTTTATAGTTATGTCTATTAGTCTATCGATTATAGGGCACGGTATGAGAGGCTGGGCTACTTGCATAGCAAAACGCAAAGTACTCATCTTTGTTTCTGAGACGACTAAGCAACTGCATTTAACATCGCTTCGTGCTCACCAGTAGCGAGTTGGTCGTAAAAGCCAGCAGCATCCATTGGAATCGCATTGTTATACGCTGCTGTTTTTTGAATTTTTCTTCTAACTGCTAATTCACAGTTATCCAGTACATTGAGTGGGATATGTTTCTTATCGTCTCTTACAGCTAAAGGCTCTGGCATCAGACACTCTTTCAAGTGCATTGCAGTCATACCAAAGTGCTGGACGATGAATGCGTTTTCTTCACTGACTAACATATCAAACATTTCAGGTGCAAGAGGCTTCTGAGGACCAATTTGCAATTCTTTTTTAAGCGCAGCTTCACTTTTGTCGCTTGCTTCTACTTCACTTGTCGGAAGATGAAATTGTCCAAAATCTAAGGCATCTTGAGAAAGCATAGACAGCATCATAGCAAAATCACTACGACGGCCCTGATGGACCGAATGATTAAGCGCCGAGTCTAATTGAGTTTCCCTGATTAAACCTTGTTCGATTTGCATAGTTAGTAATCATTTATTTCAACAACATAGAATTTATCGGCCTTTTTTCATTTTTCTTTAGTTTTTTTCTTTACATAAAAAAAGATTTTGATACTATGCATCCCGTTGCTGAGGAGGGGTTCCCGAGCGGCCAAAGGGATCAGACTGTAAATCTGACGGCACTGCCTTCGATGGTTCGAATCCGTCCCCCTCCACCAACATCCTACAGCGACACACAATGTGGAGGAGTTCCCGAGCGGCCAAAGGGATCAGACTGTAAATCTGACGGCACTGCCTTCGATGGTTCGAATCCGTCCTCCTCCACCACCCCCTCTCTGTATGAGAGGTTCAAAAGTAAACTCACCTCAACATCAAACTAATTTAGCCCAACATCTTATTTCTTTGTTTGCTTTTTCGTGTTCTGGATAGTGTTGACTGACTAAAGTCCAAAAAGCCTTACTGTGATTCATATGAGTACGATGTGCTAGTTCGTGGACAATGACATAGTCAATTAAAGACTCTGGTAAACAGGCAAGCTTTGAATTAAATGTTAGACGACCTTTACTGTCACAACTTCCCCAACGAGATTTATAGTATCTAATTTTCACACTTTGAAAATGAGTATTCATTCGTGAAGCCCAGTACTTCAACCTCAAATCAAGAAAACGTGCAAGCGATTCACAGTAGATTTTTTCTAGCTGTGTATTTAGGTTCAAAATATCGTTTTCTGAAACGGTCAAAACACGGGTCTCAGGACATAAATTAGGTATAAGGCATGAACTGGCCATCACTATGCTGTACCGAGTACCGTTCAAATAGAAAGATTCCGATTTTTGACGCAATTCGGCATGAAATAGTCGCTCAGATTCTCGCTGCTTTTCTATCACCCAGCTCGCCTTCGAATCTAACCAAGCAACAAGAAATTGATGGTCTACATTCTTTGGTGCGTAAACATTAACCTGACCTTTAACAATTTTTATCGCAACAGATTTACGACGGCTGCTGAGCTTTAATTGATATGAAAACGACATTTCAACTCCAAAAATACGTTGAATCGCATTCTACCTCATAAAATTACTGCTAACCTTATAAGACAACGATATTTATTAGGTTGTTTAAATGGAAAATAAACCGCAATGCCGATATGTATCACCCGATGGTCACTCCTGCAGTGAAATAGATATGGGGTCCGGTTTTTGTTTTTGGCATGACAATAAGTTTGATAAAAGCGGGCTTGAGTTAACACATAAACTTGAACGCTATGCCAAACGTGGCGGCTTACTCCATGGTTTAGAATTGAAACGCGTTAATCTTGAGGGATTAAATCTAATCAACATCGACAAAAATATTGGATATGACCTCTCGTATAGCAATTTTTATCGCGCCAACTTACGTGGAGCGCATCTTTTTAATAATACAATTCGACATGCCTCACTCATGAAAGCGGATCTACGTGAGGCCAATCTACATTGCACTGATTTAAAAGACACAAATTTACTTGGCATTAAGCTTGATAATACGAGAATCGATAACATCGATTTAGGACATGCTCTTATCCAAGAGAAACATGGTAAATCCGCCAAAGAACAAGGCAACTTGGCCGAATCTTTGGACATGTATCAGCAATCAGAGGAAATTTATCGAATTTTGAGAAAAGGGGCTGAACAACAAGGACTGTTTGAGATGGCTGGTAACTATTTGTACCGAGAGTTACAGATGCGGCATGAGCAATACCCTGTCGGCTCAAAAAAATGGCTATTTTCTAGCTTTAGCGATTTCTTCTGCGGTTATGGCGAAAAGCCTGAAAATGTAATCCGCTTCTCTCTAGGTATGATCTTTTTTTGTGCGCTGTGTTATTTCATGTTGGGAGTAAGCTTTCAAAGCGAGATCATTGTTTTTGATGCTGACCAAACTTGGCAACATAACTTAAATGCACTACTAAACAGTTTTTATTTTAGCGTCGTGACCTTCACAACTCTTGGGTATGGTGATATTACGCCGGTAGGTGTATCTCGATTTATCGCTGCGGTCGAGGCGTTCACAGGCAGTTTTACATTAGCACTGTTCGTTGTGGTGTTTGTAAAACGCATGACTCGATGAATTACATTGG is part of the Pseudoalteromonas xiamenensis genome and encodes:
- a CDS encoding ion channel, whose protein sequence is MENKPQCRYVSPDGHSCSEIDMGSGFCFWHDNKFDKSGLELTHKLERYAKRGGLLHGLELKRVNLEGLNLINIDKNIGYDLSYSNFYRANLRGAHLFNNTIRHASLMKADLREANLHCTDLKDTNLLGIKLDNTRIDNIDLGHALIQEKHGKSAKEQGNLAESLDMYQQSEEIYRILRKGAEQQGLFEMAGNYLYRELQMRHEQYPVGSKKWLFSSFSDFFCGYGEKPENVIRFSLGMIFFCALCYFMLGVSFQSEIIVFDADQTWQHNLNALLNSFYFSVVTFTTLGYGDITPVGVSRFIAAVEAFTGSFTLALFVVVFVKRMTR
- a CDS encoding SulA-like leucine-rich domain-containing protein, yielding MLQPISITQVKSYRSENEKPVQIIYTEDEISASLELLKVLHTCNQKHGWTLLIAPDNVPNKMMLQSCSIDSSKLLVIRQKHLVNLPYVLNSALHNGNFAAVITWTDILKPSELETLHISPSNKTQLYCFSREAQQEELKPLIMC
- a CDS encoding VC2046/SO_2500 family protein yields the protein MQIEQGLIRETQLDSALNHSVHQGRRSDFAMMLSMLSQDALDFGQFHLPTSEVEASDKSEAALKKELQIGPQKPLAPEMFDMLVSEENAFIVQHFGMTAMHLKECLMPEPLAVRDDKKHIPLNVLDNCELAVRRKIQKTAAYNNAIPMDAAGFYDQLATGEHEAMLNAVA
- a CDS encoding M48 family metallopeptidase, with product MSFSYQLKLSSRRKSVAIKIVKGQVNVYAPKNVDHQFLVAWLDSKASWVIEKQRESERLFHAELRQKSESFYLNGTRYSIVMASSCLIPNLCPETRVLTVSENDILNLNTQLEKIYCESLARFLDLRLKYWASRMNTHFQSVKIRYYKSRWGSCDSKGRLTFNSKLACLPESLIDYVIVHELAHRTHMNHSKAFWTLVSQHYPEHEKANKEIRCWAKLV
- a CDS encoding YchJ family protein, which produces MKCNCCSNKNYDNCCGRFHRKEATPDTPEQLMRSRYAAYARGLADYILDTYAAEEQENHSIEDISEFANSCQFVRLEIINSLTSNQVEFKAYYLFDGKLGALHERSNFVQEGGRWKYRDGELFPHTEVKIARNDPCPCESGKKYKQCHLK
- a CDS encoding sel1 repeat family protein, with protein sequence MHNNPFESSNSADLEQQLNNVLSFVVTGQESSANDAQFTEQTPLNKGLYFLQQKQFPLAAKWLRYAAMSGDNKAQFYMGLLFVKGQGVPQSVYHAVAWLSLAKSQGYDAAKPILQDLKTYISTRRFKEAECYAASLYEQIHQLHFFGILKDKEEV